From a single Vitis vinifera cultivar Pinot Noir 40024 chromosome 18, ASM3070453v1 genomic region:
- the LOC100260811 gene encoding oxygen-evolving enhancer protein 1, chloroplastic gives MAASLHVAATLRQPTKAGLPAKTGLQLKSSPSVCKAFGYDPAGARLTCSLQTHVKDLAQKCADAAKIAGFALATSAFLVSGAGAEGVPKRLTYDEIQSKTYMEVKGTGTANQCPTIDGGVDSFAFKTGSYNMKKFCLEPTSFTVKAEGVSKNAPAEFQNTKLMTRLTYTLDEIEGPFEVSSDRTVKFIEKDGIDYAAVTVQLPGGERVPFLFTIKQLVASGKPENFGGEFLVPSYRGSSFLDPKGRGGSTGYDNAVALPAGGRGDEEELKRENIKDASSSTGKITLSITKSKPESGEVIGVFESIQPSDTDLGAKVPKDVKIQGVWYAQLE, from the exons aTGGCAGCGTCCCTTCATGTAGCGGCGACGCTGAGGCAGCCGACTAAGGCCGGCTTGCCAGCTAAGACAGGCCTGCAGCTGAAATCTTCTCCGAGCGTTTGCAAGGCTTTTGGATACGACCCAGCCGGGGCCAGACTCACTTGCTCCCTCCAAACTCATGTCAAGGATTTGGCTCAAAAGTGCGCCGATGCCGCCAAGATTGCCGGCTTCGCTCTCGCCACCTCCGCCTTCCTTGTCTCG GGAGCAGGTGCTGAGGGAGTTCCGAAGCGGCTAACATATGACGAAATCCAAAGCAAGACATACATGGAAGTGAAAGGAACCGGAACTGCAAACCAGTGCCCCACCATCGATGGAGGCGTGGATTCCTTTGCCTTCAAAACAGGCAGTTACAACATGAAGAAGTTCTGCTTAGAGCCCACTTCATTCACTGTAAAAGCCGAAGGCGTCAGCAAGAACGCCCCAGCTGAGTTCCAAAACACCAAGCTAATGACTCGCTTGACCTACACCCTCGACGAGATCGAAGGTCCCTTCGAGGTGTCCTCTGACAGAACCGTCAAATTCATTGAGAAAGACGGCATCGACTACGCCGCCGTCACTGTCCAGCTTCCCGGTGGCGAGCGTGTCCCATTTCTATTCACCATCAAACAGTTAGTGGCATCGGGTAAGCCGGAGAATTTTGGTGGAGAATTCTTGGTCCCCTCGTATCGGGGCTCATCTTTCTTGGACCCAAAGGGCAGAGGTGGGTCGACCGGTTATGACAATGCCGTGGCCTTGCCGGCCGGAGGAAGAGGAGACGAGGAGGAGCTAAAAAGGGAGAATATAAAGGACGCATCATCTTCCACCGGGAAGATCACATTAAGCATAACCAAAAGCAAGCCGGAGAGTGGAGAAGTGATTGGAGTGTTTGAGAGTATACAGCCTTCTGATACTGATTTGGGGGCTAAGGTTCCCAAGGATGTGAAAATCCAAGGGGTCTGGTACGCCCAGCTTGAGTAG
- the LOC100852474 gene encoding dirigent protein 6, with the protein MMLPRIIFCTAVSLAVLTVVLLALFSPVAHRKPSKHHTRPWLALSLYIQQPLIPTHQRRPVLQSDSGAFIFHRTLTKGPENTSMVVGQAQGFILPVKHFEHSAFNIIYLTFDTPEYSGSLSVQAKHLSHKDRQELTVVGGTGSFAFARGLAAFAEAAQQSPDADATYRIKLQLRFPN; encoded by the coding sequence ATGATGCTTCCGAGGATCATATTTTGCACTGCCGTCTCTTTGGCTGTTCTAACAGTGGTTCTGTTGGCGCTATTTTCACCCGTAGCTCACAGAAAGCCATCAAAACACCACACAAGGCCTTGGCTGGCACTGTCCTTGTACATTCAGCAACCTCTGATTCCAACCCATCAAAGGCGTCCGGTTTTGCAATCAGATTCTGGAGCTTTCATCTTCCATAGAACACTCACAAAGGGACCTGAAAACACTTCCATGGTTGTTGGGCAAGCGCAAGGCTTTATACTTCCTGTCAAACACTTTGAACATTCAGCATTCAACATTATTTATCTCACCTTTGATACACCAGAGTATTCGGGTAGCCTCAGTGTCCAAGCAAAGCATTTAAGCCACAAGGACAGACAAGAACTCACTGTGGTAGGAGGAACAGGTTCTTTCGCCTTTGCTCGTGGTCTTGCTGCTTTTGCAGAGGCAGCCCAGCAGTCACCAGATGCGGATGCCACTTACCGCATAAAGCTGCAACTGAGATTCCCTAATTGA
- the LOC100266014 gene encoding probable hexosyltransferase MUCI70, translating to MSSSMFNGNSISISVSDDDSDEVGKMRVRVRRKRKKPGLRIKNDLIGRIVRKLLKWWMVLLFLPAAGLLLFEASSIGRKPALVIDSQLSTAKKPSFPLEREPNSNLNRLDPTTRVIGGVRQRCLKILPPEELQHLDIPAVEEPTNLVKKVVYISQNDLTYVAGNSTLPEQHTEPSRFNMFTGYQTLDQREESFKANETALVHCGFYSENGGFKISDEDRTYMQTCKVVVSTCAFGGGDDLYQPIGMSETSLQKVCYVAFWDEITRMTQELQGNRIGENHFIGIWRIVVVRDLPFTDQRLNGKIPKMLGHRLFPQARYSIWVDSKSQFRRDPLGVLEALLWRPNSVLAISEHGARSSVYDEAKAVVKKHKATPEEVEVQLMQYRHDGLPEDKRFNGKKALSEASVIVREHTPLSNLFMCLWFNEVVRFTSRDQLSFPYTLWRLKVLKNINIFPVCTRKDLVNSMGHIRKAKPLITSHGALV from the exons ATGTCATCCTCGATGTTCAACGGCAACAGCATTTCCATTTCAGTGTCCGATGACGACTCCGACGAAGTCGGTAAGATGAGGGTCCGAGTCCGAAGAAAGCGCAAGAAACCAGGCTTACGAATTAAGAACGACTTGATCGGGCGGATTGTCAGGAAGCTTTTGAAATGGTGGATGGTCTTGCTCTTCCTTCCTGCGGCTGGTTTGCTGCTTTTCGAGGCCTCCAGCATCGGGCGAAAACCCGCCTTGGTAATTGATTCCCAGCTCTCTACGGCCAAGAAGCCGAGTTTCCCTTTAGAGAGGGAACCCAATTCCAATTTGAATCGCCTCGATCCCACTACTCGGGTTATTGGTGGTGTCAGACAAC GTTGTTTGAAGATCCTACCTCCTGAAGAACTTCAGCATCTAGATATTCCTGCAGTTGAAGAACCAACTAATCTTGTTAAAAAAGTGGTGTACATATCACAGAATGATTTAACTTATGTAGCGGGTAACAGTACCCTGCCTGAGCAGCACACAGAACCCTCAAGATTTAATATGTTTACAGGATACCAAACTCTTGATCAGCGAGAGGAAAGTTTTAAG GCAAACGAAACTGCTCTGGTGCATTGTGGTTTCTACAGTGAAAATGGAGGATTTAAGATTTCTGATGAGGATAGAACTTACATGCAAACTTGTAAAGTTGTGGTGTCTACTTGTGCATTTGGTGGTGGGGATGATCTTTACCAACCTATTGGAATGTCAGAGACATCATTGCAAAAG GTTTGCTATGTGGCATTCTGGGACGAAATCACTCGTATGACACAGGAATTACAGGGGAACAGAATTGGTGAGAACCATTTTATTGGGATATGGCGCATTGTGGTTGTAAGAGATCTACCTTTCACCGACCAGCGGTTGAATGGTAAAATCCCAAAG ATGTTAGGTCATCGACTTTTTCCTCAGGCAAGGTATTCTATTTGGGTAGACTCAAAGTCCCAATTCCGCAGGGACCCTTTAGGTGTATTGGAAGCTCTTCTTTGGCGTCCAAATTCTGTACTTGCTATTTCAGAACATGGAGCACGTAGTAGTGTCTATGATGAGGCAAAGGCTGTTGTCAAGAAACACAAAGCCACACCAGAAGAAGTTGAAGTACAGTTGATGCAGTATCGTCATGATGGCTTGCCTGAGGACAAGAGATTTAATGGAAAGAAAG CTCTCTCTGAAGCTTCTGTAATAGTGAGGGAACATACACCATTGTCTAACCTATTCATGTGCCTCTGGTTCAATGAGGTGGTTCGTTTCACTTCCCGTGATCAGCTGAGCTTCCCATACACTCTCTGGCGGTTGAAAGTGCTCAAGAACATCAATATATTCCCTGTTTGCACTCGTAAAGATCTTGTTAATAGTATGGGCCACATCCGCAAGGCTAAACCTTTAATAACTTCCCATGGTGCTCTGGTATAG